Proteins encoded together in one Amblyomma americanum isolate KBUSLIRL-KWMA chromosome 1, ASM5285725v1, whole genome shotgun sequence window:
- the LOC144111567 gene encoding uncharacterized protein LOC144111567, whose protein sequence is MSWDAHVSKVCLSLSRYIGIISRNKHILPTKTKLNLYYAFFYSYVSYCFLVWGQTTASNIQKLLVLQKRILCVIANVPYDAPTRPIYQQYRMIPVTRMFDYRFSLFYKKIIAEDDAFFSGIVTLTPHRTPYVTRQRMIYSLPRCRTNYGFSTLKYILPKYLNTPFYDTLHSMSVSAIRNVFSS, encoded by the coding sequence ATGTCGTGGGACGCCCACGTAAGCAAAGTGTGCCTATCCCTTTCCAGATATATTGGGATAATTTCGcggaataaacatattctacccACCAAAACCAAGCTTAATCTGTACTATGCGTTCTTTTATTCTTATGTATCGTATTGCTTCCTTGTATGGGGACAAACCACAGCATCTAACATCCAGAAGCTTCTAGTACTGCAAAAAAGAATACTTTGCGTAATTGCTAATGTACCGTATGATGCTCCGACACGTCCTATCTACCAGCAATACAGAATGATACCCGTAACAAGAATGTTCGATTACAGGTTTTCATTGTTCTATAAAAAAATAATAGCCGAAGACGACGCATTTTTTTCCGGCATTGTGACACTTACACCACATCGGACACCGTATGTGACACGACAGCGTATGATCTATTCATTACCACGATGCAGAACAAACTATGGCTTTTCCACACTAAAATACATTCTTCCGAAATACTTGAACACGCCATTTTACGACACGTTACACAGCATGTCTGTCTCGGCTATCCGAAATGTGTTTTCAAGCTAG
- the LOC144111551 gene encoding mitoferrin-2-like, translated as MEFEDYESLPTANVVTHMLAGAAAGVMEHCVMYPLDSVKTRMQSLRPSPGGRYSSIPDAFCKMVRHEGALRPVRGMSAVVIGAGPAHALYFSCYEKLKRSISGTEHGTNSPISQGLAGCLATVMHDSIMNPAEVVKQRMQMYNSQFKRCTECFLHVWQHEGARAFYRSYTTQLSMNIPFQCVHFVTYEFMQVVTNKERAYNPMAHMVSGGVAGAFAAAVTTPLDVCKTLLNTQETSLLKTTHQPQISGLINAATTIYSCCGLKGYFRGLQARVLFQMPGTAISWSVYEFFKASLNRRRESEFSTSTSIDTAVASVSMGRSGTI; from the exons ATGGAGTTCGAGGACTATGAAAGTCTGCCGACGGCCAATGTGGTCACCCACATGCTTGCGGGTGCCGCGGCAGGAGTCATGGAACACTGCGTAATGTACCCTTTGGATTCTGTCAAG ACTAGAATGCAAAGCCTGCGGCCTAGCCCCGGCGGTAGATACAGCTCAATTCCTGATGCATTCTGCAAGATGGTACGACATGAAGGTGCGCTCCGACCTGTACGGGGGATGAGTGCAGTGGTTATCGGTGCTGGCCCAGCCCATGCCTTGTACTTCTCATGTTATGAAAAGCTCAAGCGAAGTATCAGCGGCACGGAACACGGAACAAACAGTCCCATTTCTCAAG GCCTTGCAGGGTGTCTGGCCACTGTGATGCATGACAGCATAATGAACCCAGCTGAAG TGGTTAAGCAGCGAATGCAGATGTACAACAGCCAGTTTAAGCGATGCACAGAGTGCTTCTTGCACGTGTGGCAGCATGAAGGAGCACGAGCCTTCTACCGGAGCTACACAACCCAGCTGTCCATGAACATTCCGTTCCAATGCGTCCACTTTGTCACCTATGAGTTCATGCAGGTGGTGACTAACAAAGAACGTGCCTATAACCCGATGGCACACATGGTATCTGGTGGTGTAGCAGGTGCGTTCGCTGCAGCCGTCACCACGCCATTGGATGTGTGCAAGACATTGCTGAACACACAAGAGACTTCCCTGCTCAAGACTACCCACCAGCCTCAGATCAGTGGCCTCATCAATGCTGCAACGACCATCTACAGCTGTTGCGGCTTGAAGGGATACTTTCGG GGGTTGCAAGCTCGAGTGCTCTTCCAAATGCCTGGTACAGCAATCTCCTGGTCTGTCTACGAGTTCTTTAAGGCCAGCTTGAACAGACGCAGGGAAAGTGAGTTCAGCACCTCAACCAGTATAGACACTGCAGTTGCTAGTGTGTCCATGGGCCGTTCTGGCACAATCTAG